The genomic interval GCTCCGTCTTGGCCAACCCAAGATAAACCTTCAGTAGCTGCCCATGGCAATACATTATTTCCTGAAGCTTTGTTAACATAAGAATATGGCCAAAGATTTCTAAAATCTGAAGCTAAAGCATGACCACTGTTAGTCATACAATCAGTTAAATAACTTGCTATTTGAGTTGCATTTAAAGTTCCTCCTTCTGCTAATGGCAATTCTTCCGTAGCTTGTTTCTCAATATTTGTCATGTATCCTGTGTAGAATAAAAACACACGCCCAATGTAAGCTTCTGCAACCCACTTGTTTGCATGTCCGTATCTTGATGTTGGAATACTAGGAAACGGAGTTGCTGGCATTGTTTCAATTGCCTTTTTTAAATCTGATGCAATCTGAGCAAATGTTTCGCTATAAGTATTTCTAGGTCCATCTTTTTTACCATCAATACTTGTAATCAATGGAACTCCTCCGAAAAATTTAGCTAATCTGAAGTAGAAAAAAGCTCTCATGAAATAAGCCTCACCAATTGCTTGCTGCTTAAATTGATCTGCTTGAGCTGGAGTGGTAAAATAAGTCGTAAAATCTGCTAAAGGTGTTTTTTCGATAATCGCATTTGTTCTCGCAATACCTCTGTAAGATTGAACCCATAAATCTAAATATGTATCATCTACAGGATCTTCAAAATTATCAACCCATTTAGCAGTTTTATCATCAGGACCACCACCGCCTAGCATCATATTATCCATCAAGTTGGCCGCAATCTGCTCTTCACTATGCACATTATTCGTATAAATAGCGTTGTAAACTCCGGCAGTTGCTTCTTCAATGTCTTGAGGTGTCTTATAAAAAGTCACCAAACTCTTTTCTGTCAAGTTATCGGTATCAAGATAGTCATTACAGCTTGATGCGATAAGTACAGACGAAATTGCTAATAAATATTTTATTTTTTTCATTGTAAATTGTCTTTATATTAAAAATCTGCACTTAAACCAAACATCACCGTTCTAGCTTGCGGATACAAACCTAAATCAATTCCTGAAGCCCATGGAGTATTTGTGTTATCTCCTGACCAACGAACTTCTGGATCCATACCATCATATTTGGTAAATGTGTATAAGTTATTTACAGCAACATAAAATTTAAGATTAGAAATAAATTTGAAGTCTTTCAATACTTCGCTGAAGTTATAACCTACTGTTAAGTTGTTTATTCTTAAATAATCCGCATTCTGCATAAAAATATCCGATACAAGTTGCGTATTTCTGTTTGAAGACGCGCCAAGTCTAGGCATTTTATCAGATGTTCCTTCTCCATGCCAACGGTTAAACACATCAGAAGTATAGTTCTGAGCAGGGCTATCAGCAAAAGATCTGTATGACTGCATAACTTGCATTCCGAATTTTCCTGCCATAGTAGTGTTTAAGTAAACATTTTTATATTCAAAATTCAATTGAATACCTAATTCATAATCAGGATTTGGATTTCCAATATATCCTTTATCAGCTTCGTCGATAACACCATCATTATTCTGATCTACAAAACGAACATCTCCAGGACGTTGATCAGGGAAGTAAGGTTGTCCATTTGGACCAACATACTCATCAACTTCTTTTTGATTTTGCAAGATACCTGCAGTTCTAAATCCATAGAAATAACCTAATGGAAGACCTACCATACCTCTAGAAATTTCTCCAGTTCCTTGAGAAAGTACGTTAGAAGGTCCATGAAGTATTCCGTCAGCATTTGCAATTCTAGTAACTTTATTTTTATTGAAAGCTCCACTTACAGTTGCACCATATTTAAATCCTCCAATTTTATCGCTCCAGTTTACAGAGAACTCAAAACCTTTATTTTCAATATCTCCACCATTAATGTATGCAGGTGCAGCTCCATCAGTTCCTCTACCAGCTGCTAAAACCAACCAGTCTTTTGTAGTTTTGTTGTACCAATCTACAGTAATGTTTAATCTTGAATTTAATAAACTTGCATCAAGACCAAAATCTAACTGCTCAGATGTTTCCCAAGTCAAATCTGGATTAGTTACCCTAGCCGGATAAGCCGTTGTTCCAGAAACCGGTTTTGTGTCTCCAAAAAAGTATCCTGGAAAAACGTAAGCAATATTTGAAGAATAGTAGAAGTTAGGAATGTCTTGATTACCATTTTGCCCCCAGCTTCCTCTTAATTTTAATGAATTAAGCCATGAACTAGTACCGCTCATAAAATCTTCTTTAGTAACTACCCAACCCGCTGAAACAGAAGGGAAATAACCCCATCTTTTACCATCTGCGAAGTTAGAAGAACCGTCAGAACGTAATGTTGCAGAAAGAAGGTATTTTTCTTTGTAATCGTATTGTGCTCTAGCAAAATATGACATAATTCCACCACCACCAGCTGCAGTATCCATTCCGTTTGTACTAAGATCATTAAATGTTCTTGGTGTAGTATTGTTTAAGTATGCATATTTAGGATCTTCACCAAATGTTAAATTGTTTCTTGAACCGCTAACATTGTTATTTACTAAATATTGAACTAACTCAGTACCAACAACAGCAGAGATATTGTGGTTTCCAAATTGTTTTTTATATGAAGCCGTATTAGTCCAAGTTGAGTTTGCTCCAATATAAGAATACTGAGAAGCACCATTAATAAGTTTAGTATAAAGTACACCTAAACCGTATGTTGGACTCATCGATCTACCGTATCCGAACCAAGAATCAATTCCATAAACGGTTCTAAATTTCAAATCCTTGATCGGCTCAACTTCTAAAAACGCATTACCAATTATTCTATTATCTTTAGGATAATTGAAATTACTTCTGTAGTACATGATCGCTAAAGGATTTGTTTGTCCTGTTGAAATCCCATCTAAAGTTGGAGTAAATCCATTTTTATCAATGTTTCTATCAATAGAAGTCTGCCAGTAAGCAGGTTGCAATGGATTTGCTGTTAATGCATTGTGTAAATCATTTCCGTAGATATTACCATTAGAAACTCCTCTGTTTTCAGAATTGGTATAAGTAACATTCTCACCAACTGTAATAATAGCATGGCTTTCATTTTTTTTCAATACCATTTGAGTATTTAATCTTGTCGTCAGCCTCTTAAAGCTAGCATCAACTATATCACCTCCAATAATACCTGTTTGATCAAAATAAGAAACCCCAAATGAGTAAGTGATATCTTCGCTTCCTCCTGTAATGTTAAGAGCGTGGTTCATAATAGGAGCATCTTTTTTGCTCATTTCATTAACCCAGTTAGTTCCAGTCCATCCATTTTGTAAATTTTCCCAAACTTCATTACCCAATTGTGTACCAGCACCAGGAAATTGTGTATTTAACCATGAATTATTAGCTAAAACTGCTTTCCAATCTTGGCGAGGCATTCCATCGTTCACTCTTCCTTCATCAATAATGTACATGTATTCCTGAGCATTCAAAGGATCTAAGTTTTTATATGTATTTTGAATTCCATAGTAGCTGTCGTAGGTAATTCTTGCAGCTCTTCCTTTTTTTCCTTTAATAGTCGTAACCAATACAACTCCATTAGCAGCTCTCGATCCATAAATTGCAGCAGAAGCGGCATCCTTTAATACATCGATAGATTCAATGTCTGAAGGGCTTAAATAATCAATATTACCAACAGAAACTCCATCAACGATATACAAAGGATTTGAGTTTCCGTTTGTACCCAATCCACGAATAGTTACCTTAGTTCCAGCACCAGGCGATCCATTTGTTCTTGTAATGCTAATACCAGGAGCTATACCTTGAAGCGCTTCCATAGCAGATCCAGTATTTAATTCCTTAATCGTTTCTCCCTTAAGATTTGTAGAAGCTCCAGTAATAAGGCCCTTTTTCTGAGTACCATACCCTACTACAACAACTTCATTTAAATTTTGGGAGGTCGTACTTAGAACAACGCTCATTTTTGTTCTCCCGTTAACAGCTTCATTTAACGTATTAAAACCAACGAAACTTATAACCAAAGTACCGTTTGAAGGGGCGCTAATCTGAAATTTCCCATCAAAATCAGAAGCGGTAGCTTTATTGGTTCCTTTAACTAAAATTGTTGCCCCTGGGACGGGTAACCCACTTTCGTCGCTAACGATTCCAGTTACCGTTACATCCTGAGCAAATGTGGCAACTGAAAACAATAAGGACGAAACACAAAAAATAAGTAATTTTGTCAATTTCATTTTTCTAAAAATTTTGGTTAATTAATTAGTAATTTAATGCAATTATAATGTTAAATTTTAACTATATAGAATTAAAATTCTTTACAAAAACACTTCAACTTAAATTTTACTACCCTACAAAAACACAACATTTTTTTTTTAATTAACTAATTTACTGTATTTTAGCTTTGAGAAAATTTTGTTATAAAAATGTTAATTAAAAAAAACGTATATTACATTAGTTTAACAACAACTAAAACGTTGTAAATTAAAAATAATTTAAAAAAAAAGAATCAAACTGATTGAAAAATCAACAATTTAAACAGAGAATATAGCATTTTTACTAAAAATACATTTAAAATTTTATGAAATTCATAGTTAGAACTTTTACAATACTTTCCTTATTTTTCTTACAAATAAAAGGATTTAGTCAAGTAAAAAACATTGGAATTCCTGATATAAAAAATTACAAAAGATCAGAATATAAAGGTGGAACACAGAACTGGAGCATTGATCAAGACAAAAACGGAAACATTTATTTTGCGAACAACAGCGGTTTAATACAATTTGATGGTTCAAACTGGCATAAATACTCTTTACCTAATAAATCTGAGATAAGAAGCTTAAAAATTGATGCACTTGGAAGAATATTTGTAGGCGGAAATAATGAATTTGGATATTTTAAAACTAATGAAAAAGGAATTCTAAAATATCATTCTTTATACAGCCTTTTAAGCCCTATTGATAAAGAAAACATCAATCTTATCTGGAGAATTCACATTTTTAATGGCGAAATCATTTTCCAATCTTTCAGTAAAGTCTTTTTTCTAAAAAATGAAAAAGTCACCACTTTAACGGCTCCTCATAAATTTCAGTTTTCGTTTTTAGTAAACAACCGTCTCTATTTCCAAGACAAAACCTTAGGTTTACTCGAATATAGAAATAGAAAACTTACTGGAATAAAAGGCACGACTATCTTTAATGACAAAGAAATCTGGTCTCTATTTCCTTTGCCAAACAATCGATTATTGTATGCAACTTTAGAAAAAGGTCTTTTTGTTTCAGAAAATGGAGTTATAAAACCTTGGCAAACAGAAGCAAATGATTTTATTCGAAAAAACACATCTCTCGGAGGATCTATTATTAAAAACAAATTTATCATTCTTAATTCCGTATTAGATGGAGCAATAATCTGCGATTTAAACGGAAAAATAATTCAGCATTTAAATAGACAAAAAGGCATTCAAAACAATACAATTCTAGCTTCATTTATTGATAATAAGAATAATATTTGGCTTGGACTTGACAACGGTATCACTTTTATAAATGAAAATTCGCCTTTTTCGTATTTCGATTACAGCTATAATATAGGAACTGTTTATGCATCAACAACTCACAACGGAAACCTTTATGTAGCTACCAATCAAGGTTTATTCTATCATCCTTGGGGACAATCATTTAAAGACAGTCCTTTTATGAGAGTTGAAGGAACAATTTCTCAAGTCTGGAATATCCAAGTCTTAAACGATGTGCTTATTTGCGCCAGTAACAGCGGTGCATTGGTTATAAATAACAATAGAGTTTCAAAAATTTTAGACACAAAAGGATATTTTGGTTTCAAGAAAATTCCTGATCATGAAAACTATATTATTGGCGAAAGTTATAACGGATTTTCAGTATTTAAGAAATCTGCATCAGGATATGATTATCTTCATCAAGTAAAAGGTTTTGATGAAACGACCAATAATTTCTCTGTCGAAATAGACGAAAATTATTTATGGTTAAAGAAAAATCCGTTTCTATATCAAGTTAAATTATCTGAGGATTTATTGCGCTTTGATTTTATAAAAAAACACGTTAATATATCTGATAAGTACAAAGGAATTAACAGCTTACAAACTATTAATAATAAAGTATACATTCAAGCTCAAAATCACTTTTTTAGATATTCTGTAGAACAAGAAACTTTTTTTGAAGACAAAAAGATCACAAAATTATTTGAGGGAATTCCAACCATAAACACTTTAATAGAAGATCCTTCTGGTAGTTTATGGTATGCGTTTAATGAATCATTAGGCGTCTTAGCGAAAAATAAAAATGGAACTTTCACTAAAAAACAAGCTATTTTTTCAAATTTAACTGGGAATTTGGTAAATAATTATATTTCTGTAAACGCTATAGATCCTGAAAATATCTTTATAGGACTAACAGACCGTTTAACGCATTACAATTCTACCATTCCAAATACTTTTATGACGAAACCCAAAGCTTTTATCGAAAGTTTTTCGTTTCCTGGCGACACTATACTAACGGGAAATCTGCCTAAAAAAACAGATTCTTACACCATTCCGTACAAATACAATCGTGTCAAATTTACGTTTGCATCTCCTACTTATGAAAATCAAGAAAATGTGATGTATTCATACAAACTTGAGCCTTTTGAGGAAAACTGGCGCGGCTGGTCGCAAACCGCTATAAAAGAATACACCAACCTTAGAGAGGGTAATTACGTAATGAAATTAAAAGCCAGAAATAGTTACGGCATAGAATCCGACATTACAGAAGTAGAATTTACAGTATCTCCGCCTTGGTACAGACATTTTCTTGCTTATTTATTTTACTTAATCCTTGTTTTATTGGGAGCTTATTTAATATCTGTTAGAATTAAACTTAAAATTAGAAAAAACAGATATTACGAAACAATCGAACAAAGAAGATTATACCTGGAAAGAGAATCTAAAATTAGACACGAGCAACATGATTTGGAGAAAGAAATTGAAAAGCTGAAAAATGACAAACTTCAAATAAAAATCTTAGCAAAAGATAAAGAACTGGTAAACAACTCTTTACAAGTGGTAAAAAAGAATAAGATTTTAAATGGAATCATACACAAACTTAAAGATATTGATACCAACATATTAGACGATAGTACAAAATCAGAATTCAGTAAATTACACAAGAGCATTGTAAAAGAAGTGAATACTGATAAAAGCTGGAAAGATCTTGAGAAACACATTAAAAATGTCCATTTTGAGTTCTTAAAACGCTTAAAAGGACAATACCCAACAATTTCACCACGAGAGCTAGATTTATCGACCTATTTATTAATGAATATGTCAACCAAAGAAATAGCCGAAATCATGAACATTTCAACCGGCGGTGTAGAACTTGCCCGCTATCGACTTAGAAAAAAATTAGGATTAAACAAAAAAGAAAATCTAATTGGTTTCTTAATGACTATTTAAAAGAAAAAAGCCATCAGCCGCGGCTGATGGCTTTTTTTTATGAAATATATTCTAAAGAACGTTCTAAAGCCATTCCCCGCGAACCTTTTATTAATATTGTATTTGAATTAAATTCATACTTTTTAAGATATTCTGCAAACAAATCAAATGTTTCAAAAAACTGAATATTTTCATTTGAAATCTTATTTGCATAAAAAGATTTTCCAATCAAAA from Flavobacterium sp. YJ01 carries:
- a CDS encoding RagB/SusD family nutrient uptake outer membrane protein, with translation MKKIKYLLAISSVLIASSCNDYLDTDNLTEKSLVTFYKTPQDIEEATAGVYNAIYTNNVHSEEQIAANLMDNMMLGGGGPDDKTAKWVDNFEDPVDDTYLDLWVQSYRGIARTNAIIEKTPLADFTTYFTTPAQADQFKQQAIGEAYFMRAFFYFRLAKFFGGVPLITSIDGKKDGPRNTYSETFAQIASDLKKAIETMPATPFPSIPTSRYGHANKWVAEAYIGRVFLFYTGYMTNIEKQATEELPLAEGGTLNATQIASYLTDCMTNSGHALASDFRNLWPYSYVNKASGNNVLPWAATEGLSWVGQDGAAPTFGTGNYETMFVQRFSFGDWNWSNGNIYTNRLCLFSALRGNSLVPFGEGWGWCTVNPALYSNWSELDPRKRGSILEVGKADVGTASYAGDKGDHETGYFNKKYISLQYPNAGGATQGMFIQLYNWSNGDMQLMHAQDFIYMRYADVLLMHSEITKTAGGLNAVRARAKLGPVGYSLEAIKDERLHEFAFEGLHWFDLIRWGDVDNAFNSTIPVRNSGTAANYSVKYRPETKGLVSLPETELRLSNGVYTQNPGW
- a CDS encoding TonB-dependent receptor → MKLTKLLIFCVSSLLFSVATFAQDVTVTGIVSDESGLPVPGATILVKGTNKATASDFDGKFQISAPSNGTLVISFVGFNTLNEAVNGRTKMSVVLSTTSQNLNEVVVVGYGTQKKGLITGASTNLKGETIKELNTGSAMEALQGIAPGISITRTNGSPGAGTKVTIRGLGTNGNSNPLYIVDGVSVGNIDYLSPSDIESIDVLKDAASAAIYGSRAANGVVLVTTIKGKKGRAARITYDSYYGIQNTYKNLDPLNAQEYMYIIDEGRVNDGMPRQDWKAVLANNSWLNTQFPGAGTQLGNEVWENLQNGWTGTNWVNEMSKKDAPIMNHALNITGGSEDITYSFGVSYFDQTGIIGGDIVDASFKRLTTRLNTQMVLKKNESHAIITVGENVTYTNSENRGVSNGNIYGNDLHNALTANPLQPAYWQTSIDRNIDKNGFTPTLDGISTGQTNPLAIMYYRSNFNYPKDNRIIGNAFLEVEPIKDLKFRTVYGIDSWFGYGRSMSPTYGLGVLYTKLINGASQYSYIGANSTWTNTASYKKQFGNHNISAVVGTELVQYLVNNNVSGSRNNLTFGEDPKYAYLNNTTPRTFNDLSTNGMDTAAGGGGIMSYFARAQYDYKEKYLLSATLRSDGSSNFADGKRWGYFPSVSAGWVVTKEDFMSGTSSWLNSLKLRGSWGQNGNQDIPNFYYSSNIAYVFPGYFFGDTKPVSGTTAYPARVTNPDLTWETSEQLDFGLDASLLNSRLNITVDWYNKTTKDWLVLAAGRGTDGAAPAYINGGDIENKGFEFSVNWSDKIGGFKYGATVSGAFNKNKVTRIANADGILHGPSNVLSQGTGEISRGMVGLPLGYFYGFRTAGILQNQKEVDEYVGPNGQPYFPDQRPGDVRFVDQNNDGVIDEADKGYIGNPNPDYELGIQLNFEYKNVYLNTTMAGKFGMQVMQSYRSFADSPAQNYTSDVFNRWHGEGTSDKMPRLGASSNRNTQLVSDIFMQNADYLRINNLTVGYNFSEVLKDFKFISNLKFYVAVNNLYTFTKYDGMDPEVRWSGDNTNTPWASGIDLGLYPQARTVMFGLSADF
- a CDS encoding triple tyrosine motif-containing protein; this encodes MKFIVRTFTILSLFFLQIKGFSQVKNIGIPDIKNYKRSEYKGGTQNWSIDQDKNGNIYFANNSGLIQFDGSNWHKYSLPNKSEIRSLKIDALGRIFVGGNNEFGYFKTNEKGILKYHSLYSLLSPIDKENINLIWRIHIFNGEIIFQSFSKVFFLKNEKVTTLTAPHKFQFSFLVNNRLYFQDKTLGLLEYRNRKLTGIKGTTIFNDKEIWSLFPLPNNRLLYATLEKGLFVSENGVIKPWQTEANDFIRKNTSLGGSIIKNKFIILNSVLDGAIICDLNGKIIQHLNRQKGIQNNTILASFIDNKNNIWLGLDNGITFINENSPFSYFDYSYNIGTVYASTTHNGNLYVATNQGLFYHPWGQSFKDSPFMRVEGTISQVWNIQVLNDVLICASNSGALVINNNRVSKILDTKGYFGFKKIPDHENYIIGESYNGFSVFKKSASGYDYLHQVKGFDETTNNFSVEIDENYLWLKKNPFLYQVKLSEDLLRFDFIKKHVNISDKYKGINSLQTINNKVYIQAQNHFFRYSVEQETFFEDKKITKLFEGIPTINTLIEDPSGSLWYAFNESLGVLAKNKNGTFTKKQAIFSNLTGNLVNNYISVNAIDPENIFIGLTDRLTHYNSTIPNTFMTKPKAFIESFSFPGDTILTGNLPKKTDSYTIPYKYNRVKFTFASPTYENQENVMYSYKLEPFEENWRGWSQTAIKEYTNLREGNYVMKLKARNSYGIESDITEVEFTVSPPWYRHFLAYLFYLILVLLGAYLISVRIKLKIRKNRYYETIEQRRLYLERESKIRHEQHDLEKEIEKLKNDKLQIKILAKDKELVNNSLQVVKKNKILNGIIHKLKDIDTNILDDSTKSEFSKLHKSIVKEVNTDKSWKDLEKHIKNVHFEFLKRLKGQYPTISPRELDLSTYLLMNMSTKEIAEIMNISTGGVELARYRLRKKLGLNKKENLIGFLMTI